The following are encoded in a window of Paramormyrops kingsleyae isolate MSU_618 chromosome 12, PKINGS_0.4, whole genome shotgun sequence genomic DNA:
- the cfi gene encoding complement factor I: MKLTLFCLLIVWLSESKLAEPQKNEDGSADGPESRDTIPPSPNSMSPPVSPLGNSTEAPAPTVPLDEHMSSRECLNKKFTLRSCQKVFCPPWMRCLNGRCECKLPYQCPREGAAQVCSTQGRTYISYCQLKAVDCLRDTALFDGFLTDKPCKGDFFKAELKGDQNIIEVKMDSKTFVICGNDWNIEAANVACRRMQNSDCRWKGAERATTIPYGQITDHDLLPNSCVSVDCKGFEGSLAECTFSDPKDLNELDPIATATCYRVQRDCTAAEFRCVNRKCIPLSHTCDAADDCGDGSDEMCCKKCRQGFHCKSNVCIPHSSTRDEVIDCLGGEDEAPDESFPVQEQHIQHNFKKEGPNPQAGKSAKNEIRVARDAIQKLVCGVTSKSQKRRKRVIGGQEAGQTQFPWQVAIQESDSIDCGATYIGGCWVLTAAHCVRPKPDAYQVKLSLWSKLKKLESTDIVPVQNIYIHHEYDPNTYQNDIALIELKKLPQSNTLCFHENAAVAPACIPWSEYQFMPGHTCSISGWGRVSESKTAPVLRWANIDIIGNCSGIYGHRFYEGMECAGSLDGSVDSCQGDSGGPLVCTDTLGVSYVWGIVSWGEKCGVAGFPGVYTKVAHYFNWIVSHIGREAISKYNV, from the exons ATGAAGCTCACTCTGTTTTGCCTCCTAATCGTATGGCTTTCAGAAAGCAAGCTTGCA GAGCCCCAGAAAAATGAAGACGGTAGTGCAGACGGCCCTGAGTCACGGGACACAATCCCCCCTTCTCCAAATTCCATGAGCCCCCCCGTGTCTCCCCTGGGTAACAGCACTGAAGCCCCTGCCCCTACGGTGCCGCTGGACGAGCACATGAGCTCGCGGGAGTGCCTCAATAAGAAGTTCACGCTGCGCTCCTGCCAGAAGGTCTTCTGCCCCCCCTGGATGCGATGCCTCAATGGGAGGTGCGAGTGCAAATTGCCGTACCAGTGCCCCCGGGAGGGGGCCGCGCAAGTCTGCAGCACACAGGGCAGGACGTACATCTCCTACTGCCAGCTCAAGGCTGTTGACTGCCTGCGCGACACGGCCTTGTTCGATGGCTTTCTCACCGACAAGCCATGCAAAG GAGATTTTTTCAAGGCTGAACTGAAAGGTGACCAAAATATAATCGAAGTGAAGATGGATTCCAAAACCTTCGTCATCTGTGGGAATGACTGGAACATAGAGGCTGCAAATGTCGCATGCAGACGCATGCAAAACAGCGATTGCAGGTGGAA AGGTGCAGAACGAGCCACGACGATCCCGTACGGACAGATCACAGACCATGACCTGTTGCCAAACAGCTGTGTCAGCGTAGACTGCAAAGGATTCGAAGGCTCCTTAGCAGAGTGTACGTTTAGTGACCCAAAAGATCTCAACGAACTTGACCCGATTGCAACGGCTACCTGCTACCGCGTCCAAAGAG ACTGCACTGCAGCGGAGTTCCGTTGCGTCAACAGGAAATGCATCCCCCTCAGTCACACCTGTGATGCAGCTGACGACTGTGGGGACGGCAGCGATGAGATGTGCTGTAAAA AGTGTCGTCAGGGATTTCACTGCAAATCCAATGTGTGCATCCCCCATTCCTCTACGAGGGACGAGGTCATTGACTGTTTAGGAGGGGAAGATGAAGCTCCAGATG AATCCTTTCCAGTTCAGGAACAGCATATACAGCATAACTTCAAAAAAGAAG GCCCAAACCCTCAAGCCGGAAAGTCAGCAAAGAATG AGATCAGAGTCGCACGGGATGCCATACAGAAACTGGTGTGTGGGGTAACGAGTAAGAGCCAGAAACGGAGGAAGCGTGTGATTGGAGGCCAGGAAGCCGGCCAG ACTCAGTTCCCCTGGCAGGTGGCCATCCAGGAGTCTGATAGCATCGACTGTGGAGCCACCTACATTGGGGGATGCTGGGTACTCACTGCAGCCCATTGTGTCAG GCCCAAACCAGATGCCTACCAAGTGAAGCTGTCTCTCTGGAGCAAACTCAAGAAGCTGGAAAGCACTGACATCGTGCCTGTCCAGAACATCTATATTCACCACGAGTACGATCCCAACACCTACCAGAATGACATTGCCCTGATCGAACTGAAAAAGCTGCCCCAGTCAAACACACTATGCTTCCATGAGAATGCTGCTGTGGCTCCAGCTTGCATACCCTGGTCTGAGTACCAGTTCATGCCCGGCCACACCTGCAGTATCTCTGGATGGGGGCGTGTATCAG AAAGCAAAACGGCACCAGTTCTGAGATGGGCGAACATTGATATAATAGGCAACTGCTCAGGGATTTATGGACACAGATTCTATGAGGGGATGGAGTGCGCAG GTTCACTGGACGGGAGTGTGGACAGCTGCCAAGGGGACTCTGGAGGTCCGCTTGTGTGTACAGACACCTTGGGTGTGTCCTACGTGTGGGGCATCGTAAGCTGGGGGGAGAAGTGCGGCGTGGCTGGCTTTCCGGGGGTCTACACCAAAGTGGCCCATTACTTTAACTGGATCGTCTCGCATATCGGCAGGGAGGCCATCAGCAAATACAATGTGTGA
- the LOC111852124 gene encoding dnaJ homolog subfamily B member 14-like produces the protein MEGNRDEADRCIGIALRAIETGDKETAVRFLTKAEKLYPTDKAKVLLESLVKNGSTAGNGLHRRRRADGLENSGPTACGEAAAAAGGEAARSFSQEQVEGVQRIKKCKDYYEVLGVSKESSEDELKRAYRKLALKFHPDKNHAPGATEAFKKIGNAYAVLSNPDKRRQYDLTGAEEPTGATQAPGGFHFHRGFEADITPEDLFNMFFGGGFPSSAAHTFSNGRAQHSHRGNHTYQERHENRGDSGFSMFVQLLPIVGLILVSVLSHLMVATPPYSLHPRASTGQTVRRQTENLRIDYYVSKDFSSEFKGGAVQEVERDVEEVYVANVRNNCWKERQTRRDLLYAARIYGDDRLRHKADLMSMDSCKELDRLNELFRGG, from the exons ATGGAAGGCAACCGCGACGAAGCAGACAGGTGCATCGGCATCGCCCTCAGGGCTATAGaaacaggggacaaggagacggCGGTCAGGTTCCTCACCAAGGCGGAGAAGCTATATCCTACGGATAAGGCGAAAG TGCTGCTCGAGTCTCTCGTGAAGAATGGCAGCACAGCTGGGAACGGCCTTCACCGTCGGCGGAGAGCCGACGGCTTGGAGAACAGCGGGCCCACGGCCTGTGGGGAGGCGGCAGCGGCAGCGGGGGGGGAGGCGGCCCGGAGCTTCAGCCAGGAGCAGGTGGAGGGGGTACAGAG GATCAAGAAGTGTAAGGACTACTACGAAGTCCTGGGTGTGAGCAAGGAGTCCAGCGAGGACGAGCTGAAGCGGGCCTACAGGAAGCTGGCTCTGAAGTTCCACCCAGACAAGAACCATGCTCCCGGGGCAACCGAAGCCTTCAAAA AGATCGGCAATGCATATGCCGTGCTGAGTAACCCGGACAAGCGGCGGCAGTACGACCTAACGGGGGCCGAGGAACCTACCGGCGCCACCCAGGCACCCGGAGGCTTCCACTTTCACAGAGGCTTCGAGGCTGACATCACCCCTGAGGACCTCTTCAACATGTTCTTTGGAGGCGGATTCCCCTCAT CGGCAGCCCACACCTTTTCCAATGGCAGAGCGCAGCACAGTCACCGTGGAAACCACACATACCAAGAGAGGCATGAGAACCGAGGAGAC AGCGGCTTCTCGATGTTTGTCCAGCTGCTGCCCATCGTGGGGCTCATCCTGGTGTCTGTGCTGAGTCACCTGATGGTGGCCACCCCCCCGTACAGCCTGCACCCCCGAGC GTCCACAGGACAGACAGTGAGGCGACAGACTGAGAACCTGCGCATAGATTATTACGTCTCCAAGGACTTCAGCTCTGAGTTCAAGGGGGGAGCGGTGCAGGAGGTGGAGAGGGATGTGGAGGAGGTGTATGTGGCCAACGTCAGGAACAACTGCTGGAAGGAGCGGCAGACCA GACGAGATTTGCTGTACGCGGCCAGGATCTACGGGGACGACCGACTACGTCACAAAGCCGACCTCATGTCCATGGACAGCTGCAAAGAGCTGGACAGACTGAACGAGCTCTTCCGCGGAGGGTAG
- the ttc39b gene encoding tetratricopeptide repeat protein 39B isoform X1 has product MAHVGNGSGSLDDEDQFEDAFDRIPVASKMDLKTSLEECAIALNLVLNNKFSEALDLLKPWARESMYHALGYSSILVMQAAMTFEHKDIQTAMGTIKDALQTCQRFRKRNTVVESISSLVSKQSDSLREEEMHAEICYAECLLQKATLTFVQDENMISFIKGGIKVRTSYQIYKECQHVVNMTQYVASNSDAFHQFEGGVKLGIGSFNLMLSLLPARILRLLEFIGFSGNRDFGLSQLREGAASHSLRSILCVLTLLLYHTYVTLILGAGEGDLVEAEALLEPYQEKFPNGSIILFYTARIALLKGKFEKAQLKFQQCIASQHEWKQIHHVCYWELMWAHCFQQEWLQAYRYAELLWRESRWSKAIYMYQKAAILSMMPEEDVKTTGENVVELFRQVEGLKQRLAGKSIPTEKFAVRKSRRYSCSTPVKLVVPALEMMYVWNGFTIVGKRADVTEGLLITIEKAEEQLSNDPRPSEYHPDDQCLVQMLKGLCLKHLGRLLQAELCFTQVLSIEKRIRYDHYLVPYTLYELGLLYKQQGDVAKAIRYIENAKLNYKDYSMESRLHFRIHAALSNLKGSPVNTP; this is encoded by the exons ATGGCTCACGTCGGGAACGGATCCGGCAGTCTGGACGATGAG gatCAATTTGAAGATGCCTTCGACAGGATCCCTGT GGCATCTAAGATGGACCTAAAGACCTCTCTGGAAGAATGTGCCATTGCACTGAACCTCGTCCTGAACAACAAGTTTTCTGAGGCTCTGGACCTTCTCAAGCCTTG GGCCAGAGAGAGCATGTACCACGCGCTGGGATACAGCAGCATTCTGGTCATGCAGGCGGCCATGACATTCGAGCACAAGGACATCCAGACGGCCATGGGCACCATTAAGGACGCGCTGCAGACCTGCCAGAG GTTTCGCAAACGGAACACTGTTGTGGAGTCGATATCCAGCCTGGTCTCCAAGCAGTCGGACTCCCTGAGGGAAG AGGAGATGCACGCTGAGATCTGCTACGCCGAGTGCCTGCTGCAGAAAGCCACGCTGACCTTCGTGCAG GATGAAAACATGATCAGCTTCATCAAGGGTGGGATCAAGGTCCGGACCAGTTACCAGATCTACAA GGAGTGCCAGCATGTGGTGAACATGACGCAATATGTCGCCAGCAACAGCGACGCCTTCCACCAGTTTGAGGGAGGCGTGAAGCTGGGGATTGGTTCATTTAATTTG ATGCTGTCACTCCTTCCTGCCCGGATCCTTCGTCTCCTGGAATTCATTGGCTTTTCAGGAAATCGG gACTTCGGCCTTTCCCAGCTGCGAGAAGGAGCTGCCAGTCACAGCCTGCGCTCCATCCTTTGCGTCCTGACGTTGCTGCTGTACCACACCTATGTCACCCTAATCCTGG GGGCCGGAGAAGGAGACCTGGTGGAAGCAGAGGCCCTTCTGGAACCCTACCAGGAGAAATTCCCCAAT GGATCCATTATCTTGTTTTACACGGCAAGGATCGCGCTGCTGAAGGGGAAGTTTGAGAAG GCCCAGCTGAAGTTCCAGCAGTGCATTGCCTCCCAGCACGAGTGGAAGCAGATTCACCACGTGTGTTACTGGGAGCTGATGTGGGCCCACTGCTTCCAGCAGGAGTGGCTGCAGGCCTACCGCTACGCTGAGCTGCTCTGGAGGGAGAGCCGCTGGTCCAAG GCCATCTACATGTACCAGAAGGCTGCCATCCTCAGCATGATGCCCGAGGAGGACGTGAAGACGACCGGCGAGAACGTGGTGGAGCTCTTCAG GCAGGTGGAGGGACTTAAGCAGCGCCTGGCCGGCAAGTCCATCCCAACGGAGAAGTTTGCCGTGAGGAAGTCACGCCGCTACTCCTGCTCCACACCCGTGAAGTTGGTGGTGCCGGCGCTG GAAATGATGTATGTGTGGAACGGCTTCACTATCGTCGGCAAGAGAGCTGATGTCACAGAGGGCCTGCTGATCACGATCGAGAAGGCAGAGGAGCAGCTCAGTAACGACCCCA GGCCCTCTGAGTACCACCCCGATGACCAGTGCCTTGTCCAGATGTTGAAGGGCCTCTGTCTAAAACATCTGGGCCGTCTTCTGCAAGCGGAGCTGTGCTTCACCCAAGTCCTCTCCAT TGAGAAAAGGATAAGATATGACCATTACTTGGTGCCATACACGCTGTATGAGCTGGGACTGCTGTATAAACAGCAAGGAGACGTTGCCAAGGCAATACGTTACATAGAGAACGCAAA GCTGAACTACAAGGACTACTCCATGGAGTCACGCTTACACTTCCGGATACATGCTGCTCTCAGTAATCTGAAGGGGTCGCCGGTCAACACCCCTTAA
- the ttc39b gene encoding tetratricopeptide repeat protein 39B isoform X2 — MTQYVASNSDAFHQFEGGVKLGIGSFNLMLSLLPARILRLLEFIGFSGNRDFGLSQLREGAASHSLRSILCVLTLLLYHTYVTLILGAGEGDLVEAEALLEPYQEKFPNGSIILFYTARIALLKGKFEKAQLKFQQCIASQHEWKQIHHVCYWELMWAHCFQQEWLQAYRYAELLWRESRWSKAIYMYQKAAILSMMPEEDVKTTGENVVELFRQVEGLKQRLAGKSIPTEKFAVRKSRRYSCSTPVKLVVPALEMMYVWNGFTIVGKRADVTEGLLITIEKAEEQLSNDPRPSEYHPDDQCLVQMLKGLCLKHLGRLLQAELCFTQVLSIEKRIRYDHYLVPYTLYELGLLYKQQGDVAKAIRYIENAKLNYKDYSMESRLHFRIHAALSNLKGSPVNTP, encoded by the exons ATGACGCAATATGTCGCCAGCAACAGCGACGCCTTCCACCAGTTTGAGGGAGGCGTGAAGCTGGGGATTGGTTCATTTAATTTG ATGCTGTCACTCCTTCCTGCCCGGATCCTTCGTCTCCTGGAATTCATTGGCTTTTCAGGAAATCGG gACTTCGGCCTTTCCCAGCTGCGAGAAGGAGCTGCCAGTCACAGCCTGCGCTCCATCCTTTGCGTCCTGACGTTGCTGCTGTACCACACCTATGTCACCCTAATCCTGG GGGCCGGAGAAGGAGACCTGGTGGAAGCAGAGGCCCTTCTGGAACCCTACCAGGAGAAATTCCCCAAT GGATCCATTATCTTGTTTTACACGGCAAGGATCGCGCTGCTGAAGGGGAAGTTTGAGAAG GCCCAGCTGAAGTTCCAGCAGTGCATTGCCTCCCAGCACGAGTGGAAGCAGATTCACCACGTGTGTTACTGGGAGCTGATGTGGGCCCACTGCTTCCAGCAGGAGTGGCTGCAGGCCTACCGCTACGCTGAGCTGCTCTGGAGGGAGAGCCGCTGGTCCAAG GCCATCTACATGTACCAGAAGGCTGCCATCCTCAGCATGATGCCCGAGGAGGACGTGAAGACGACCGGCGAGAACGTGGTGGAGCTCTTCAG GCAGGTGGAGGGACTTAAGCAGCGCCTGGCCGGCAAGTCCATCCCAACGGAGAAGTTTGCCGTGAGGAAGTCACGCCGCTACTCCTGCTCCACACCCGTGAAGTTGGTGGTGCCGGCGCTG GAAATGATGTATGTGTGGAACGGCTTCACTATCGTCGGCAAGAGAGCTGATGTCACAGAGGGCCTGCTGATCACGATCGAGAAGGCAGAGGAGCAGCTCAGTAACGACCCCA GGCCCTCTGAGTACCACCCCGATGACCAGTGCCTTGTCCAGATGTTGAAGGGCCTCTGTCTAAAACATCTGGGCCGTCTTCTGCAAGCGGAGCTGTGCTTCACCCAAGTCCTCTCCAT TGAGAAAAGGATAAGATATGACCATTACTTGGTGCCATACACGCTGTATGAGCTGGGACTGCTGTATAAACAGCAAGGAGACGTTGCCAAGGCAATACGTTACATAGAGAACGCAAA GCTGAACTACAAGGACTACTCCATGGAGTCACGCTTACACTTCCGGATACATGCTGCTCTCAGTAATCTGAAGGGGTCGCCGGTCAACACCCCTTAA